In Helianthus annuus cultivar XRQ/B chromosome 3, HanXRQr2.0-SUNRISE, whole genome shotgun sequence, a single window of DNA contains:
- the LOC110930443 gene encoding uncharacterized protein LOC110930443 isoform X1 — protein sequence MKCRSVACIWSESPPVHKVTATAILDRPATLYTGGSDGTIFWWNLSSTNSDHDIRPVAILCGHTAPISDLGICFPASTLGDEKTSDSSNVAPNSCSANCGSLISACTDGVLCVWGRDTGHCSRRRKMPAWVGSPYMVQSLPENKRYVCVACRFIDSVNLLDHQSLDSVEHGEPQSNKHSKCTVVVIDSYTLTIVQTVFRGTLSIGPFKFMSIVTPVGDMEKESVLIADSFGNFQCVSLLKDTNRNEDMLDDSQKNSCHLEASDWIQDSSEGEVPISFAASGQVLVILYKSHCVFKLVDGSAKIGEISLLDDDVAGCMFLGSDYRRTTPSGDESINIFEETFAVWNIKGYLIMYTVSYSGKTFKHTSLCSVPAVSLHRNVELSFSFVLINQNIVRIESVSVNTGEPSHWKPLVTIWELSNNDEKCHQECKLVGKGSYFDEWFVDTSEGQNGLFRRESVVTSSMVISENDSSPYAIVYGYDSGEIQVLRFNMFSERMEDQEADSCARKQYLSGHTDAILCLAAHQMVRTSTGFNSNIYLISGSKDCTIRIWDLNSGNLVSVMHHHVQPVRQLILPPVHTDYPWSDCFLSVGDDSCVALASLDTLRVERMFPGHPFIPSKVVWDSTRGYLACFSLNHSATSDSSDVLYIWDIKSGARERVLRGSAAQSMFDHFCTSGNKNNVSLSSNERNTSVSSLIMPITDDTGVSQSHPNAQDFSHNAHPITCSCPFPGIATLTFDMTLLMSPRVDSFESPNDTNEVQTSRNGLDRMSNLFKERVAEGPGPYSLNADGGDGLQETSPDATEYTDWAQSLEGCLFRFSLSVLHLWNVDHELDKLLTSEMKLKKPKNFFVASGLLGDRGSLTLTFPGPSATLELWRSSSEFCAIRSLTMVSFAQHMVSLSHSCSAASSALAAFYTRKFAEKFPDIKPPLLQLLISFWQDQNEQVRMAARSLFHCAASRAIPRPLRADNNNNNLSLNSELEEKLPEDLKYEKDDSEMVAWLESFERQDWISCVWGTSQDAMTSHIVVGAALAVWYPSLVKSTLAILCVHPLLKLVMAMNEKYSSTAAEILAEGMESTWSAIISSEIPQLISDIFFQIEHNSVTSVEIRESLVVILLPSLAMADVPSFLNVIERQIWSTASDSPVHIVSLMTLIRVTRGSPRNLAPYLDKVVNFVLQTMDPGNLAMRRICLQNSMATLKELVRVFPMVALNDSSTRLAVGDAIGHINKSIIRVYEMQSMTKIKILDASGPPGLPTLLGGVSETTVNTAISVLSFSPDGEGLIAFSEHGLMIRWWSLGSVWWEKLSRNLVPVQCTKLIFVPPWEGFSPTSTRSSVMASVMGNGKHFSQDNSRDLSEIDRLKALLHNLDLSYRLEWDGGRKVLLKRHGQELGTFQL from the exons GATATAAGACCAGTTGCTATCTTATGTGGTCATACTGCACCGATTTCTGACTTGGGTATCTGTTTCCCTGCATCAACTCTAGGAGATGAAAAGACGAGCGACTCAAGTAATGTGGCACCGAACTCTTGTTCAGCTAACTGCGGTTCTCTAATAAGCGCATGTACAGATGGTGTATTATGCGTTTGGGGCAGAGACACCGGACATTGCAGCCGAAGAAGGAAAATGCCAGCTTGGGTCGGGAGTCCATACATGGTTCAGTCATTGCCCGAAAATAAAAGATACGTATGTGTCGCATGTCGGTTCATTGATTCAGTTAATTTGTTAGACCATCAGTCACTTGATTCTGTTGAACACGGTGAACCACAGTCCAACAAACATTCAAAATGCACAGTTGTAGTTATTGATTCATATACCTTGACCATAGTGCAAACCGTGTTTCGTGGTACTTTATCTATCGGGCCTTTCAAGTTTATGTCTATAGTGACACCTGTTGGTGATATGGAGAAGGAATCAGTGCTAATAGCTGACTCATTTGGTAATTTTCAATGTGTATCACTGTTAAAAGATACCAATCGAAACGAAGATATGTTAGATGACTCGCAAAAGAACTCTTGCCACCTGGAAGCATCAGATTGGATTCAAGATTCAAGCGAAGGAGAAGTTCCGATTTCGTTTGCTGCTTCCGGGCAGGTTTTAGTCATTCTGTACAAGAGCCATTGCGTATTTAAGCTGGTGgacggtagtgctaagattggagAGATTTCACTCTTGGATGATGATGTGGCAGGGTGCATGTTTCTTGGAAGTGATTACCGTAGGACGACGCCAAGTGGTGATGAAAGCATTAACATATTTGAAGAAACATTTGCTGTGTGGAACATCAAAGGTTATTTAATTATGTATACTGTATCATATTCGGGAAAAACATTTAAACACACCAGTCTATGCTCGGTCCCTGCTGTTTCACTTCATCGTAATGTTGAactatcattttcttttgttctaATAAATCAAAATATTGTCCGTATTGAATCGGTTTCTGTAAACACTGGAGAACCAAGCCATTGGAAACCGTTGGTGACAATATGGGAATTGAGTAATAATGATGAAAAGTGTCATCAAGAATGCAAATTGGTTGGAAAAGGAAGCTATTTTGATGAGTGGTTTGTGGATACAAGTGAAGGACAAAATGGTCTTTTCAGGAGGGAATCTGTGGTCACTTCTTCAATGGTTATTTCCGAAAACGACTCTTCACCGTATGCAATAGTTTACGGATATGATAGTGGAGAAATTCAAGTTTTACGGTTCAATATGTTCTCTGAAAGAATGGAAGATCAAGAGGCAGATTCATGTGCACGGAAGCAGTATCTTTCGGGCCACACGGATGCTATCCTATGTCTGGCTGCACACCAGATGGTTCGTACATCCACAGGATTTAACTCCAACATATATTTAATATCAGGAAGTAAGGATTGCACAATACGTATATGGGATCTTAATTCCGGTAATCTTGTATCTGTGATGCACCATCATGTACAACCTGTTCGCCAGCTCATCCTACCCCCGGTCCACACTGATTATCCATGGAGtgattgctttttatctgttggAGATGATTCGTGTGTCGCTTTAGCTTCACTTGACACTCTACGGGTCGAGAGAATGTTTCCGGGCCACCCGTTTATACCTTCAAAAGTCGTATGGGATAGTACACGAGGTTATCTTGCGTGTTTCTCTCTGAATCATTCAGCAACATCTGATTCATCTGATGTGTTGTACATTTGGGATATAAAATCAGGTGCCCGTGAGCGTGTTCTTCGTGGTAGTGCTGCTCAGTCGATGTTTGACCATTTCTGTACAAGCGGGAATAAGAATAATGTTTCTCTAAGTTCAAATGAGCGAAACACATCTGTTTCTTCTTTGATTATGCCAATAACTGACGATACAGGAGTTTCACAATCTCATCCAAACGCTCAAGATTTCTCGCACAACGCACATCCAATTACATGTTCTTGCCCGTTTCCTGGAATAGCAACACTCACTTTTGATATGACATTATTGATGTCACCTAGAGTTGACTCTTTCGAAAGTCCAAATGATACAAATGAGGTTCAGACCTCGAGAAACGGGTTAGACCGAATGAGCAACCTTTTCAAAGAACGGGTTGCTGAAGGGCCCGGACCGTACTCGTTGAATGCTGATGGTGGAGATGGGTTACAAGAAACCTCACCAGATGCTACAGAATACACTGATTGGGCTCAATCATTAGAAGGATGTTTATTTCGGTTCAGTTTGTCTGTTTTGCACTTGTGGAATGTTGATCATGAGCTGGACAAACTGTTGACCTCTGAGATGAAGCTTAAGAAACCTAAGAATTTCTTTGTAGCTTCCGGTTTGCTTGGAGACAGAGGGTCTCTCACGTTGACTTTTCCTGGTCCAAGTGCAACACTCGAG CTATGGAGATCATCGTCTGAGTTCTGTGCTATTAGATCATTAACTATGGTGTCCTTTGCCCAACACATGGTTAGCTTGTCTCATTCATGCTCTGCAGCAAGCAG TGCTTTAGCAGCTTTTTACACTCGCAAGTTTGCAGAGAAATTTCCAGACATTAAGCCACCTTTGCTCCAG CTTTTAATCAGCTTTTGGCAAGACCAGAATGAACAGGTCCGAATGGCTGCACGTTCACTGTTCCACTGTGCTGCTTCAAGAGCCATTCCTCGTCCCCTACGTGcagacaataataataataatctatcgTTAAATTCAGAATTGGAGGAGAAACTTCCAGAAGATTTGAAATATGAAAAGGATGATTCTGAAATGGTAGCATGGTTAGAATCATTTGAACGTCAAGATTGGATATCTTGCGTTTGGGGAACAAGTCAAGATGCAATGACTTCTCATATTGTTGTCGGTGCCGCTTTGGCTGTTTGGTATCCGAGTCTTGTAAAGTCAACTCTTGCGATCCTATGCGTACATCCGTTATTAAAGTTAGTTATGGCCATGAATGAAAAATATAGTTCCACTGCAGCTGAGATTCTCGCAGAAGGTATGGAAAGCACATGGAGCGCAATAATAAGTTCTGAAATACCTCAATTAATTTCAGATATATTCTTTCAAATCGAACATAACTCCGTTACATCTGTTGAGATACGAGAATCTCTGGTTGTAATTCTTTTACCTAGTTTAGCAATGGCAGACGTTCCATCGTTTTTAAACGTGATTGAAAGACAAATATGGTCAACTGCTTCTGATTCACCAGTTCACATTGTGTCACTCATGACTCTCATCAGAGTAACCCGTGGTTCTCCTAGAAATTTGGCTCCTTACCTTGATAAG GTGGTGAATTTTGTTTTACAGACAATGGATCCTGGCAACTTGGCCATGCGTAGAATTTGCTTACAAAATTCAATGGCGACGTTAAAGGAACTCGTGCGTGTTTTCCCCATGGTAGCCTTAAATGATTCTTCTACCCGATTGGCTGTTGGGGATGCAATTGGACATATTAACAAATCCATCATCCGTGTATATGAAATGCAAAG tATGACAAAGATAAAGATCTTGGATGCTAGTGGACCTCCGGGACTTCCAACTTTGCTTGGCGGAGTTTCTGAAACGACTGTAAATACTGCAATTTCGGTCTTGAGTTTTTCACCTGACGGAGAG GGTTTGATAGCATTCTCTGAGCACGGTTTAATGATCAGATGGTGGTCATTAGGATCCGTGTGGTGGGAAAAGCTTAGTAGGAATCTTGTTCCTGTTCAGTGTACTAAATTGATTTTCGTTCCTCCATGGGAGGGATTCTCTCCTACTTCCACAAGGTCTAGTGTTATGGCAAGCGTAATGGGTAACGGGAAGCATTTTTCACAG GATAATTCCCGGGATTTGAGCGAAATAGACAGATTGAAAGCGTTGCTTCATAACCTTGATCTCTCATACAGGCTAGAATGGGATGGTGGAAGGAAAGTGTTACTCAAAAGGCATGGGCAGGAGTTGGGAACATTCCAATTATAA
- the LOC110930443 gene encoding uncharacterized protein LOC110930443 isoform X2, with amino-acid sequence MPAWVGSPYMVQSLPENKRYVCVACRFIDSVNLLDHQSLDSVEHGEPQSNKHSKCTVVVIDSYTLTIVQTVFRGTLSIGPFKFMSIVTPVGDMEKESVLIADSFGNFQCVSLLKDTNRNEDMLDDSQKNSCHLEASDWIQDSSEGEVPISFAASGQVLVILYKSHCVFKLVDGSAKIGEISLLDDDVAGCMFLGSDYRRTTPSGDESINIFEETFAVWNIKGYLIMYTVSYSGKTFKHTSLCSVPAVSLHRNVELSFSFVLINQNIVRIESVSVNTGEPSHWKPLVTIWELSNNDEKCHQECKLVGKGSYFDEWFVDTSEGQNGLFRRESVVTSSMVISENDSSPYAIVYGYDSGEIQVLRFNMFSERMEDQEADSCARKQYLSGHTDAILCLAAHQMVRTSTGFNSNIYLISGSKDCTIRIWDLNSGNLVSVMHHHVQPVRQLILPPVHTDYPWSDCFLSVGDDSCVALASLDTLRVERMFPGHPFIPSKVVWDSTRGYLACFSLNHSATSDSSDVLYIWDIKSGARERVLRGSAAQSMFDHFCTSGNKNNVSLSSNERNTSVSSLIMPITDDTGVSQSHPNAQDFSHNAHPITCSCPFPGIATLTFDMTLLMSPRVDSFESPNDTNEVQTSRNGLDRMSNLFKERVAEGPGPYSLNADGGDGLQETSPDATEYTDWAQSLEGCLFRFSLSVLHLWNVDHELDKLLTSEMKLKKPKNFFVASGLLGDRGSLTLTFPGPSATLELWRSSSEFCAIRSLTMVSFAQHMVSLSHSCSAASSALAAFYTRKFAEKFPDIKPPLLQLLISFWQDQNEQVRMAARSLFHCAASRAIPRPLRADNNNNNLSLNSELEEKLPEDLKYEKDDSEMVAWLESFERQDWISCVWGTSQDAMTSHIVVGAALAVWYPSLVKSTLAILCVHPLLKLVMAMNEKYSSTAAEILAEGMESTWSAIISSEIPQLISDIFFQIEHNSVTSVEIRESLVVILLPSLAMADVPSFLNVIERQIWSTASDSPVHIVSLMTLIRVTRGSPRNLAPYLDKVVNFVLQTMDPGNLAMRRICLQNSMATLKELVRVFPMVALNDSSTRLAVGDAIGHINKSIIRVYEMQSMTKIKILDASGPPGLPTLLGGVSETTVNTAISVLSFSPDGEGLIAFSEHGLMIRWWSLGSVWWEKLSRNLVPVQCTKLIFVPPWEGFSPTSTRSSVMASVMGNGKHFSQDNSRDLSEIDRLKALLHNLDLSYRLEWDGGRKVLLKRHGQELGTFQL; translated from the exons ATGCCAGCTTGGGTCGGGAGTCCATACATGGTTCAGTCATTGCCCGAAAATAAAAGATACGTATGTGTCGCATGTCGGTTCATTGATTCAGTTAATTTGTTAGACCATCAGTCACTTGATTCTGTTGAACACGGTGAACCACAGTCCAACAAACATTCAAAATGCACAGTTGTAGTTATTGATTCATATACCTTGACCATAGTGCAAACCGTGTTTCGTGGTACTTTATCTATCGGGCCTTTCAAGTTTATGTCTATAGTGACACCTGTTGGTGATATGGAGAAGGAATCAGTGCTAATAGCTGACTCATTTGGTAATTTTCAATGTGTATCACTGTTAAAAGATACCAATCGAAACGAAGATATGTTAGATGACTCGCAAAAGAACTCTTGCCACCTGGAAGCATCAGATTGGATTCAAGATTCAAGCGAAGGAGAAGTTCCGATTTCGTTTGCTGCTTCCGGGCAGGTTTTAGTCATTCTGTACAAGAGCCATTGCGTATTTAAGCTGGTGgacggtagtgctaagattggagAGATTTCACTCTTGGATGATGATGTGGCAGGGTGCATGTTTCTTGGAAGTGATTACCGTAGGACGACGCCAAGTGGTGATGAAAGCATTAACATATTTGAAGAAACATTTGCTGTGTGGAACATCAAAGGTTATTTAATTATGTATACTGTATCATATTCGGGAAAAACATTTAAACACACCAGTCTATGCTCGGTCCCTGCTGTTTCACTTCATCGTAATGTTGAactatcattttcttttgttctaATAAATCAAAATATTGTCCGTATTGAATCGGTTTCTGTAAACACTGGAGAACCAAGCCATTGGAAACCGTTGGTGACAATATGGGAATTGAGTAATAATGATGAAAAGTGTCATCAAGAATGCAAATTGGTTGGAAAAGGAAGCTATTTTGATGAGTGGTTTGTGGATACAAGTGAAGGACAAAATGGTCTTTTCAGGAGGGAATCTGTGGTCACTTCTTCAATGGTTATTTCCGAAAACGACTCTTCACCGTATGCAATAGTTTACGGATATGATAGTGGAGAAATTCAAGTTTTACGGTTCAATATGTTCTCTGAAAGAATGGAAGATCAAGAGGCAGATTCATGTGCACGGAAGCAGTATCTTTCGGGCCACACGGATGCTATCCTATGTCTGGCTGCACACCAGATGGTTCGTACATCCACAGGATTTAACTCCAACATATATTTAATATCAGGAAGTAAGGATTGCACAATACGTATATGGGATCTTAATTCCGGTAATCTTGTATCTGTGATGCACCATCATGTACAACCTGTTCGCCAGCTCATCCTACCCCCGGTCCACACTGATTATCCATGGAGtgattgctttttatctgttggAGATGATTCGTGTGTCGCTTTAGCTTCACTTGACACTCTACGGGTCGAGAGAATGTTTCCGGGCCACCCGTTTATACCTTCAAAAGTCGTATGGGATAGTACACGAGGTTATCTTGCGTGTTTCTCTCTGAATCATTCAGCAACATCTGATTCATCTGATGTGTTGTACATTTGGGATATAAAATCAGGTGCCCGTGAGCGTGTTCTTCGTGGTAGTGCTGCTCAGTCGATGTTTGACCATTTCTGTACAAGCGGGAATAAGAATAATGTTTCTCTAAGTTCAAATGAGCGAAACACATCTGTTTCTTCTTTGATTATGCCAATAACTGACGATACAGGAGTTTCACAATCTCATCCAAACGCTCAAGATTTCTCGCACAACGCACATCCAATTACATGTTCTTGCCCGTTTCCTGGAATAGCAACACTCACTTTTGATATGACATTATTGATGTCACCTAGAGTTGACTCTTTCGAAAGTCCAAATGATACAAATGAGGTTCAGACCTCGAGAAACGGGTTAGACCGAATGAGCAACCTTTTCAAAGAACGGGTTGCTGAAGGGCCCGGACCGTACTCGTTGAATGCTGATGGTGGAGATGGGTTACAAGAAACCTCACCAGATGCTACAGAATACACTGATTGGGCTCAATCATTAGAAGGATGTTTATTTCGGTTCAGTTTGTCTGTTTTGCACTTGTGGAATGTTGATCATGAGCTGGACAAACTGTTGACCTCTGAGATGAAGCTTAAGAAACCTAAGAATTTCTTTGTAGCTTCCGGTTTGCTTGGAGACAGAGGGTCTCTCACGTTGACTTTTCCTGGTCCAAGTGCAACACTCGAG CTATGGAGATCATCGTCTGAGTTCTGTGCTATTAGATCATTAACTATGGTGTCCTTTGCCCAACACATGGTTAGCTTGTCTCATTCATGCTCTGCAGCAAGCAG TGCTTTAGCAGCTTTTTACACTCGCAAGTTTGCAGAGAAATTTCCAGACATTAAGCCACCTTTGCTCCAG CTTTTAATCAGCTTTTGGCAAGACCAGAATGAACAGGTCCGAATGGCTGCACGTTCACTGTTCCACTGTGCTGCTTCAAGAGCCATTCCTCGTCCCCTACGTGcagacaataataataataatctatcgTTAAATTCAGAATTGGAGGAGAAACTTCCAGAAGATTTGAAATATGAAAAGGATGATTCTGAAATGGTAGCATGGTTAGAATCATTTGAACGTCAAGATTGGATATCTTGCGTTTGGGGAACAAGTCAAGATGCAATGACTTCTCATATTGTTGTCGGTGCCGCTTTGGCTGTTTGGTATCCGAGTCTTGTAAAGTCAACTCTTGCGATCCTATGCGTACATCCGTTATTAAAGTTAGTTATGGCCATGAATGAAAAATATAGTTCCACTGCAGCTGAGATTCTCGCAGAAGGTATGGAAAGCACATGGAGCGCAATAATAAGTTCTGAAATACCTCAATTAATTTCAGATATATTCTTTCAAATCGAACATAACTCCGTTACATCTGTTGAGATACGAGAATCTCTGGTTGTAATTCTTTTACCTAGTTTAGCAATGGCAGACGTTCCATCGTTTTTAAACGTGATTGAAAGACAAATATGGTCAACTGCTTCTGATTCACCAGTTCACATTGTGTCACTCATGACTCTCATCAGAGTAACCCGTGGTTCTCCTAGAAATTTGGCTCCTTACCTTGATAAG GTGGTGAATTTTGTTTTACAGACAATGGATCCTGGCAACTTGGCCATGCGTAGAATTTGCTTACAAAATTCAATGGCGACGTTAAAGGAACTCGTGCGTGTTTTCCCCATGGTAGCCTTAAATGATTCTTCTACCCGATTGGCTGTTGGGGATGCAATTGGACATATTAACAAATCCATCATCCGTGTATATGAAATGCAAAG tATGACAAAGATAAAGATCTTGGATGCTAGTGGACCTCCGGGACTTCCAACTTTGCTTGGCGGAGTTTCTGAAACGACTGTAAATACTGCAATTTCGGTCTTGAGTTTTTCACCTGACGGAGAG GGTTTGATAGCATTCTCTGAGCACGGTTTAATGATCAGATGGTGGTCATTAGGATCCGTGTGGTGGGAAAAGCTTAGTAGGAATCTTGTTCCTGTTCAGTGTACTAAATTGATTTTCGTTCCTCCATGGGAGGGATTCTCTCCTACTTCCACAAGGTCTAGTGTTATGGCAAGCGTAATGGGTAACGGGAAGCATTTTTCACAG GATAATTCCCGGGATTTGAGCGAAATAGACAGATTGAAAGCGTTGCTTCATAACCTTGATCTCTCATACAGGCTAGAATGGGATGGTGGAAGGAAAGTGTTACTCAAAAGGCATGGGCAGGAGTTGGGAACATTCCAATTATAA